TTGATCCAGGCCAGCGGGCTGGATGCCGAAGACGGTGCGGCGAACCCGCGCGAATTGATTCACCTTCGCTTGCTCGCTTTCGACCCGCAGCAGTTCGGCTTCGAACTCCGGCGGACAAAAGTGAGCGAGGACTTTGCCCGCGGGATTCAGCCCCGCACGTTTGACGAGAATTTCGTCGGCTTCGTGCATCGGCCCGCGGTTCCAAATCAAATACATGCGCGTGTCGGCATTGCCGGGTGCTTCGCGGGTGGGTGGCTTGGGGTTCGAGAGATCGGTCAGATAGGTGACGTTCGGCGAGCCGCCAATTACGCCCAGTTCGATCCCGAAAAAGTCGAGCTGCCGGGCGTAAGTTTCGATGGTCGTGCCGGTCGGGAACCGCAACTCCCAGCGCTCATGATTGGGCAACTCCAGCCCACTCACTTCGTTCGTCCCGCCGCCGCGCACAATGTACGGTGGTGGCGCGGCCACTTCACCAGCACCGACGAAGTTGCGCGCTTGCATACGCAGCGTCGCGCTCATCACCTTGCCGATCACTTCGGGCGTATCGCTGGCTGAAGATTGCTTCGTGTCATCGCCGCTCAGGACAAACGCTGGCAATGCCGGCGGTGGTCCAGGTTCGGCAGCGACGGGAAGTGAATCGGCGGCGGATGTAGTTGTTGGAGATGAACTAAAGCGGTAGCTGGCGACCACGCCCCCCACGACGATCAACAGCACGACACCCACCGCGCCGATGATGAGCAGAAATCGATTCGACTTCGCGGGCGCGACTGCTGGAGCACTTGGTTCCGCCGCAACGGAAGTAACCGGCTGCGAAGGTTGGGTGTCAGCGAGAGGAGTGCCGGAAGTCATAAGAGAGAGTCGCAGGCAGACGGGTGCATTTCGGAAGGGGTCAGTTGAAAAATTCCGCATCCGGGCGAATCGACAGGAGCCACAGTTTCCAACTCTGGATGGCATCGGCGCGGGCCACTTTGTTCGGCTTGTCGCCAAGCGTGCTGGGCGAAACGATCCGCCCAATTTGCCGCAAGCTGTGGTCAGCAGCAACGACAATTCGCCAATCGAGATCGTCGAGCGCGGCGATTAGCGATTCGGCCCCGTGCAGATCTCTCACCAGACCCAGCACCTTCACCGCGGCCAGACGGCTCTCTGCGCCCCCCGTTAGCGCGAGAGTGCGTAGGCGAGCTAAGTGTGTTGCCTGTTCGGCAGCCGTTAGTGGCGTGAGTCGTTCGCGGAGCAGCTCCAAGTCGCCACTGACAGTGCCGAAAGCCTTGTGCTCGGGTGCGTGCAGGATATCGACCAGCTGCGTGATGGTGACGTTGACCTTGGTCTGCACGATGCGGCCGGAGCGAATCGCCACTTCCTGGCTATTGCCCGGCAGCCCGCGACCAGAGACAAGGGTCGCCTCGCTGTACGCTCTCGATTTCTCGATGGCCTTCTTCGTCGAGCGAAGCAGGAAGAGGACGGCGAAAGCGGTATCCGGCGCGTTGAGCGCTTCGTTGGCCCCCTTCCAGCTGCCGTCTTCTTGTTGTTCTTTCTTTAGATAGACGAAGCCTTCGTTGTACCAACGGGGTTCTTTGATGAAGCGCCCCTCGGAGGCTTCGTAAAAGCTCTGATATCGTTCGAGGCCGTAGAGGTAATAGAACGTGAAGCCGGGTGGATCGATCTTATAGTTCTTGGCTAACCAACTGCGGCCGCGCTCTTGCGCCGCGCGAATGTAACGCAGTTCGACCTTGTCGGTCAGGGCAACCTGAGCC
Above is a window of Anatilimnocola aggregata DNA encoding:
- a CDS encoding prenyltransferase/squalene oxidase repeat-containing protein gives rise to the protein MMLRRFHHLRWLSGLLVFATLACGPWRSARAVTPDSPDVKAVLDKAFQFLETADDARLGGKCLIGLAFLKNGADEKHPKIEAAVKACIAATKRDATEIKNDIYSTGIAIIFLCTLNPSKYSVEILKLRDSLLARQKPHGGWGYPERDTGDTSMTQYAVLSFWEISKAGLGCDIESTEKVANWIIRTQDPGGSFGYQGREATFEEEEGKKPKMELVKQDSAKLSMAAAGLGCTYMVADLLKLSELTTERDAKLPPALRPVKKPLAQVALTDKVELRYIRAAQERGRSWLAKNYKIDPPGFTFYYLYGLERYQSFYEASEGRFIKEPRWYNEGFVYLKKEQQEDGSWKGANEALNAPDTAFAVLFLLRSTKKAIEKSRAYSEATLVSGRGLPGNSQEVAIRSGRIVQTKVNVTITQLVDILHAPEHKAFGTVSGDLELLRERLTPLTAAEQATHLARLRTLALTGGAESRLAAVKVLGLVRDLHGAESLIAALDDLDWRIVVAADHSLRQIGRIVSPSTLGDKPNKVARADAIQSWKLWLLSIRPDAEFFN